Proteins from one Triticum aestivum cultivar Chinese Spring chromosome 7A, IWGSC CS RefSeq v2.1, whole genome shotgun sequence genomic window:
- the LOC123148338 gene encoding E3 ubiquitin-protein ligase RING1, which produces MAGLADEFFLGIDEDGPGSLGEPSYLSFSDAFEEEEHHFTHSDISPNFDIESQTLTPAPGSPFSFDSDHDLDLDLSLGLGRLSPSFLRMRSPSPARSPPFWDCLEEDLADDLADGLEWEEIADAADADAGDASVPGGGGGCGAGGGGGGGDADADVFGFLSEREILGVMEGIDSGEDESMFSDEPPFDFGDEGPELDDIFRSVGWEVLPVPLDEDEFEVLPGHMADVTVGGAPPAARAAVERLQVVAISGEEAAQGCAVCKDGIVQGELATWLPCAHFYHGACIGPWLAIRNSCPVCRYELPTDDPDYEQRRARRRSAGGSTAQLGTPMQM; this is translated from the coding sequence atggcgggGCTCGCCGACGAGTTCTTCCTCGGCATCGACGAGGACGGGCCGGGGTCGCTCGGGGAGCCCTCCTACCTCTCCTTCTCCGACGCCTTCGAGGAGGAGGAGCACCACTTCACCCACTCCGACATCTCCCCCAACTTCGACATCGAATCTCAAACCCTAACCCCCGCCCCGGGCTCCCCCTTCTCCTTCGACTCCGACCACGACCTCGACCTGGACCTCAGCCTCGGCCTCGGCCGCCTCTCGCCGTCCTTCCTCCGGATGCGCAgcccctccccggcccgctccccGCCCTTCTGGGACTGCCTCGAGGAGGACCTCGCCGACGACCTCGCGGACGGCCTCGAGTGGGAGGAGATCGCCgacgccgccgacgccgacgccggagACGCCTCCGTCCCTgggggcggcggtgggtgcggggcgggaggaggaggcggagggggcgacgccgATGCCGACGTGTTCGGCTTCCTCAGCGAGCGGGAGATCCTGGGCGTCATGGAGGGGATCGACAGCGGGGAGGACGAGTCCATGTTCTCCGACGAGCCGCCCTTTGATTTCGGCGACGAGGGCCCGGAGCTCGACGACATATTCCGGAGCGTCGGCTGGGAGGTGCTGCCGGTGCCGCTGGATGAAGACGAGTTCGAGGTGCTGCCGGGGCATATGGCGGACGTGacggtggggggcgcgccacctgcGGCTCGGGCAGCGGTGGAGCGGCTCCAGGTGGTGGCGATCAGTGGGGAGGAGGCCGCACAGGGATGCGCTGTGTGCAAGGACGGGATCGTGCAGGGGGAGCTCGCCACGTGGCTGCCGTGTGCACACTTCTACCATGGGGCGTGCATTGGGCCATGGCTCGCCATACGCAACTCATGCCCGGTGTGCCGTTACGAGCTGCCCACTGATGACCCTGACTATGAGCAGCGGCGGGCCAGGCGGCGTTCTGCTGGTGGCTCCACAGCACAGTTGGGCACACCTATGCAGATGTGA